The DNA sequence TGCTTTTTGGAGGGGAGTGCATGGCTGCAGAGCGCCAGGTCTGCAGTTACAGCACTGGAACAGAGAGTTGTCCATCCTTTTTTAAAGTTATATTAGAATTGCTACCATTATCTACATTCAAATCGATGTATTGGGTTATTCTTTGTTGTAAACAGTATATGTACTTCAAAATTACTAGGGCAGGTGGGGCGTGCATCTGGAGCACAAGAAATAACGGCGAACCATCACGTTGTAAACAGATAGAAAAGTTAGTGGTCTAAGACAGACGCAGATAACAACGTTAAAGAGCATGTTTTAATAAACATCAGCGCCGTTATTGGCTGATTCATCCCTTGTGAGCTGTGGGCTAATGTCCCTTTGGCACTTTGCAGTGTGCCTGAAAGCAGCAGTTAAAGAATAGGATTTAAACATCCCAATAGCCAACACGGCAGTGGTGAAGTACCACTTCATTGACAGCACCCAGTAGCAGAAGTCCTCAACGTAATTCAGTTTAACTGTTGTTCCGTTCGGATAAAATGGACACATTACAAGTAAGTTAACAACAGCATTGATGAACAGCAATTTGAACAGGGGATGTAGAGAGATTTTCTTTGCCTGCTTTCATTTGTATGTGATGCTTGACATGCGTTAAATTATTTAGTTATGGCTACCAAATATACAGCAGTGCAGAGGCAAATCTGAACCTCCACAACAAAGCCATAGCATTATTTCTGTGTCATTAAAATGCATCCTTGTTATTATTCCTAACAACTTTTCCTTGTTTGCCACTATCAATGTAGGATCTTCCCATTTTCCCAGTAAGTCTTTGATAAGGATTTCCGATGACAATGCAGAATTTAGAAAGTCTTTTATGATTTAACATTTTTGATAGGGTACATTAAATATTGATACAGCCTTTTGGGCCCCAAAGAAGTTATTCGGCAGAGGATAAAGTTCGATGGAAGACTGAAATTGGGTCCTCTGTTAAAATAAATGATCAATAATTTACAGAGGCCCCTGGACTTGACTTGAGTGAACTTCTAACCTGGTTTTAATATTCATAGCTGCTCCGAATATCCAGGAGCAGAACCTTTATGGAggctcctcttccttcccttgACAGGGAGGGTCAGTTATATAAGTAATGCAAACGTTATGATGTAAAGGAGCTCCTATCTTTTACTTTTACTGACGATACTATGTTATTCTACCAGGCCTGTACTCTCCTTCTCTCAACGGTTAAAGTCACATTAATAACATTTGAAACTAAACAACATTCGTATTggaaatcatataaaatatacaaattcTGTGTCCCAGAAGAAGTGAATATTACATGATAAAGGATTTTACATCCCTGTCAAATCGTGGATTTCAACGTGTGTCTTAAGCAGAAATAACATTTGATTCAAGATTGAATGCCTTTATTTTTCAGATAGACATAGACATTCTGGATGTACAGTGTAATGAGAGTGGCAAAGCTAACAGTATTGCAGAAAAACATTATTTGCAAAAGAAAATATAACAAtatttacagtaaaaaaaaaagcatcagGGGTATAGGCCTCAATATTAATAAGGGATCTGTAAAGAAACAATGAGAAAGATAAgaatttatatttttgtgtgtgtctgtatgagtgtgtctgtgtgtgcgtgtatatgcatgtgtgtgtgtgtgtgtgtgtgtgtgtgtgtgtgtgtgtgtgtgtgtgtgtgtgtgtgtgtgtgtgtgtttgtatgcgtgtgtgtgtgtgtgtatttgtgtgagtgtgtttgtgtgtgtatatgcacgtgtgtgcgtgtgtgtgtgtgtgtgtgtgtgtgtgtgtgtgtgtgtgtgtgtcaatgtgtgtgtgtgtgcttgcacgcTCTTAAGAAGGGGGGCTGTGAGGAACTCGGTGGAGTCCCTGGTGCGATCAGTCCTTAAGGCCTGGGGGAAAGAAACCCAGTGTTTCTGTGGCTGCGGAGGTACCTGCCAGACCGCGGGTCACCACAGAGTTTGTTGGGGTGGTGGGCGTCCTTCGTGATCACACAGGCCCTGGTTATGCACCTCATGGTGTAAAGACCtccagggaggggggtgtgCGTAGTGTAGGGTCAATACTGCTTTCAGCCAGACGCACTCCCCTCTGCAGCGTCCCCCAGCCCCGCGCGGGGATGTTGCCACACAAGTAAGCGATGCCTCCCGGCACGATGGTCCCTGCATCTCCAGAGGAGAAGGACTGAAGGATCTTCAAGGGGGCAGCCTGGGGTGGTAAAGGCGCTGCCTAGCCcaagtgtctatgtgtgttgaCCGTGTCAGATCCTCTGTGATGTGGACTTCATGACAGTGCCTGTTAAGACACagtggcgtgtgtgtgccctTTGTGGTTGTGCTCTCCTCAAGTCCACGACCAGCTTCTTGGTTTGGGTGACGTTTATAAGAAGGCTGTTGTCTTGGCACCAGAGGAACAAGTCACCCCCTTCATCAAATTTGTTGGAGATGAGGCCTTATGCTTTGTTAACAAAGCattgatgaggatgatgatgatgatgatgatgatgttgaaatTATTATGTTGGATAAATAATGGCCTAAACGTCGGTGCCAACACTGCCATCTGTCAATGCAGAAAAATGGGCAAGAAAATGATCTGCATAATTCATATCACAGGATATGGCGTATCATGGTGGCTGCTGAATTAAGAAGTATACGGTACCCGTTTTAAAATCAGGTCATCAATACAGAATACGTTTAAGAAAGAACAGCAACCTTAATTCAATTGcaaacacagatgaacacaAAGCCTACAAGGCTACAGGTGCATGCTCTCAATAGTTATCCACTTTATTGGTTTAGCTTAAGTCAATCTTTGAAAATGAATCGAAACACATACCGTAGCCTACACACGGAAGCGGATTGTTGATCTGGTTGTTTGTCAGGGACTGTAACTAGTCCTGGAGAGCGCAGTGTTGATGTTCCTAATTTGGTCAACAGATGGTAGCAGACGGCTGGAGATAAACCAGGCCCGTGGCTCCCTACATACCCCTCTAATAACTGCCTACTTCTCTCGAAAATGAACGTTATCTGTTGGAATATTTGTTAATAAAGAAAAGATCGTTTGATctttatctctatctatctatctatctatctgtctatctgtctatctatctatctatctatctatctatctatctatctatctatctatctatctatctatctatctatctatctatctatctatctatctatctatctatctatctatctatctatctatctatctatctatctatctatctatctatctatctatctaccatctgtctatctgtctatctatctatctatctatctatctatctatctatctatctatctatctatctatctatctatctatctatctatctatctatctatctatctatctatctatctatctatctatctatctatctatctatctatctatctatctatctatctttatatCGGATATTTACAGGCTATAggatttatattataaataatataataataataataataataattattattattatatatatattcataataGCCTACCTGTTGTTTATGTAACACGCATAGACTGCAGTCAATCGAAGCAAtgggtgcaaacacacacgtgaaagaaaaatatgtattatttatttccctCTGTGTGTCAGTCATTCATTCGTCTTATGCAAGCACCACGTTCCCCCAAATCActctgcgtttgtttgtgtccaCAGCCTTGAAGTGCCAGACAAGGCGTTTGTAAAATAACGCATCATGATTGACACATAGCCCAGCAcagcagacaaagacacacatgcgcacCACGGAGGCTGCTATTTACATGCAGCCCAGCATATCATTATCTTTATAATTATTTTCATGTCATATCCATGTTTTTGGGGTTGTTTGGCTTACATAATCGCCAGTTAAGGTTATTATGATTGTGTGCACGTTGTGTTATCCACTTCCCTCGCCCAATCGAATTACGCCCTCCCCCCTTCAGAAGGACAATTACGCGCTCGGTGACGTTTCACcatgcggaggaggaggaggaggaggaggaggagggcgctGGGCAGGGACCACTTGGACCAACGAGGGCTGACTGCTGTTTCGTTTCAGTGCAGAAAGAAGGCTAGCAAGGCACTGGAGCAGGGCGCCGTTGCGTTGAATCCCAGTATCCCCATTGTCTTCTTCTCCACTGAGCTGCTCGGGTAAAACGGCGTGATCCTAAAGAGGAGTGTCTAGTGTCTAGCGGTATAGGCATTGCGGTTTTTCCTAAGCCACAGAAAGAAGGGGCCCTGAACAGGTCTAGCCAATAACGGAAAATGATCCAAAGTCAAGTTTTGATAATATGAACCAGAGCCGCGTTTTGTTGCAACTGGCGACCGAGTATTGACGCCTCTGAGCCGATCGCTCCTCAGAACCAGACTCGTTTTACGCGCACTTTCGTTCGGATCGCTGGGATTCCACAGTCCCGCACTGTGTTTGAAAAGAGCGTTTTAGGCGTTGTGAAAACAATGAATTTCCAGTCGGGCGTCCCAGTGTCCGTGTCCGGACTCTCGCAGCAGTCCCAGCCGGCCATGCCCACTCCGGGCACCGTACCATCGCCAGTCCCGGTCCAGGTACCCCAGTCCATTCCTTCCCAGTTCGGATCTGGATCCTCCGCCAGCTCCGGGGCTGGTCAGTTCGGTTCAGGAGGGACAGTATCCGGCCAGACTTCCCAGCCCGGCCAGGGTGGCTCTCAGTTTGTTTTGTCCAACTCGGCGGCCATCAGAGCAGAGATCCATCGATTTGAATCCGTGCACCCGAACATTTATGCGATCTACGACCTGATCGAACGAATCGATGACCTAGCCCTCCAGAACCAGATCCGGGAACACGTCATCTCCATTGAAGGTGAGTAGGAACACAACATTGGTGTAACAATAGTGCTTGTCTTTCATTCATTGCAGCTTGTAGTGgtgtgtttggggtgtgtgtgtgtgtgtgtgtgtgtgtgtgtgtgtgtgtgtgtgtgtgtgtgtgtgtgtgtgtgtgtgtgtgtgtgtgtgtgtgtgtgtgtgtgtgtgtgtgtgagagggggggggggggggtcttagcCGTCAGGGGGGCACAAGAGTGTCAACAATCACACTTTAGTGGGATGTTCACGGGGGGATTACCCTCTTACAATGCAGTGTTACTCATTATTGCACTCACTTGTGAGACGTTGTCTCGGTATACGCTTATTAGCTTCTCCATTGTTCTGTGGCTTAGTGAGCATCTGCCCAACTATAATACTTCCTGTTGACATCCCCAGAACCGCCAGTTGACTACAAAAGCATCCAAATGAGACACAGGCCTGCCCACCAAAATACCCAATGATAAATCAATCGGCAGGGAATTGAATGCGAGATTATATAATACCTCCAtgtccaccaccaacaccaatgTGATCCTATACGTGTGCAGGGCTATACGTTGAACCTGGGAGTGTTTGAGCACCACTTGTCTATACAAGCAAATGTTTATACAAATGTTTGCTTCAACAATGGCATGCAACACCTCCCCCTTGCAGCAGACTGCAGCTCAGAGGTCCATGGGAGGATGCCCTTCTATGCCTATAAGATAGTGACTCACATGCAGTCATCCTGTGCTAATTATCCATTTGTTCTATAATCAGAACACCACTTTGGATAGATACTCTCGAAAGCACACCTGTAGGGACTCGGAGGTAAGTACGACACCTCTCCAAATCCCGCAACCAGTTGTTCTGCTTTGAAATTGAGTTCAAGAGCCAGTTGTGTACGCATGCACGCCTGGTCTTGACTGTAGGGCCTGGTGGCAAATAAATAGATTAAATATGTTGGTCACAGCCTCCACATGAGAAAGAGGAATGAATCATAATCAACATTTCAGACATTAGGCCACGTTTGCTTTTGGAGCTCAACCCGGTGGAAGCCATGCATGATGGAAAGAGTATCTCTGTGTTGCATGGATCTTCATTTCTTAGACACGTGTCATCATGTTGTTTATAAACCTTATCGTTTCTGTGATAGTTTATTATGGATAACGTGATGTGGGATTTGGTTACCGGTCCAGTCGAATTGATTTGTGTCCTTACTGTGAAAACATTCATAAAATGTAAAACCAAGGGATTTACATATTCTGCTGTAGCCTACAATTAACCACCatggcatgcatgcacacaagccACAGTGTGTTATGAGGTCTGACCCAAACTGCTCCTCGGTCAGAAACAACAGTGGAGTAAAGTCCGGCTACAACCCTGTGATCCTGTGAGAAAAAGAACCAATTTGTTTGGGAttccctgttttgttttttggaaGGAATGTAGATCATTCAGAGAGTAGTTTTTAGTCCACGCAGGCCTCTCTTCCTGCGACGCTTTTGATGACGTTAATGCTCTCTTCTGTTTAAGTGGCTTTCATATAGTGCGATGGTCTCTATATAAGTCTCTCTTCTGCAAGTCTTTCACACGCGTGTCTATTTTGAAATAGGGTAGCGACTATACGCATTGAAAAAAGTTCTGGAGTTATTTTAAATAGCTTATAAAGTAAGAACAAGAGCTCTGTCTAAACGGGTcagcagctctgtgtgtgtgtgtgtgtgtgtgtgtgtgtgtgtgtgtgtgtgtgtgtgtgtgtgtgtgtgtgtgtgtgtgtgtgtgtgtgtgtgcccgcaatCATTCTGAGCCATCCTCTGTTTGAATGCTAAGCTAATTTAGTCTATATCTCTGCGATGAGCAACCATTGGTTGGAAGGTAAAGGGAATTTCCTACTTCCAAATAGGAAGGAATGTGTGCGGTGTGCTTAAAATCTGTGTCCCGCTTTTGGAGCAAAGAGATATTTCCATAATTCTATGATGAAGACTGCTGACAAGTAATAGATACGCAGGACAGATAACCACCCCTATTCTCACAACCCTTTTCTGTTTAAACATCTAGCTTCATTTGGTGGTCAAAGTGTCCGCTAAATCCACATCCCGGGCCAGCACAGGAAGCCTGGTGTGGCATACTCCATCGCAGCTTACTGAATATAAACACATTGGGTCTCGTGGTACATTCATTATATTGATATCATGGCCAGATACAACGTACAGTATGTTCTTGTCAGAGGGATGACACCTTGACCTGAGGGCAGTGTGTTATTTCCTTATTAAAGGAGACGTGTTCCACACATTCCCTTCAACCGACTCGTTCACATTTCCATCCGACCAGTGTGGGGAAAAGCTGTGAAAAAGTTGGTTGACTTGTATTCACTGAACTAAGCTGCAGGGCTGCAAATCTCTGCCTCTTCAGTCTTGAATCAGTGCTGATTCTGTTGCTACGGAAACCACAGGGTTAGCCGAGAATGCGGGAGAATAACATGGACAGAAATGTTAGCACTTAGTAAACGTAGCGCCCATCACCACCAAGATATATATCTCTTGTCGGCTGCTAGATTAATATGACCTTTTATACGATGTAAGGCTATTTTGCAAGATAATTTGTCCATATGAAACACCATAAGGGAAAGATTTAGCTGTGAGGATATTGTTTTGTTCGCAGTACTCCCTAAACACTCCTTGGCATTCAGGCTAGCACCCATTGGTTTCAGCAAACCGGTTAATATGCCatcataaataataaacacagtaaaagaggTTCTTGCCCTGCCGTTTCTTGGTTATTATCCGACAAGTTATCACAGTGCTACAAAGGTTGACAAATCCTTCTGTCAGGAGGCGGGAGTCAATGTGGAGATCGCTCAGGTTGGCTTCAAGTGAGTTTGCGTTTCATTTGTCCCTCGGCGTAAAGTCTATTAACAGACTATAACTAAGTCGTGGCCCTGTGGGATACTTTCTATTGGGTGCCCAAGTTCTCTCAGATTGGAGAGTCCTGAATGATCTTACCCTAATTTGCACTAATTATTAGAGTGATGGCGATAAAgctgaggatgatgaagatgatgaagaggatgatgataaagatgaggatgatgaggatgatgcagaggatgatgatgatgatgatgatgataaagatgaggatgatgaggatgatgaagaggatgatgaggatgatgatgatgatgatgatgatggggaaGGTGATTGTGAATGTTTATGGAATTAAGAAGTGATCTCGAAGATTTTCattgaaataaatatttgctAAATCTATCCTTTGCCTAATGAGTTAACTCAATGGTGTTTGAGTCCCACTGATGAAACACCATGCATCTGCAGTATAATTAACGTTACAAAAATGGGCTCGGCAAAAATAACGAAAAGGAGATCTTCGAAGTTTCCACTTTAACTACAATGTTTCCACTGAATTGGCTCCAATAAACGCATAATCCCAAATACATATTCCCTCGATCCATCCATCATGTTAGCGTGTCTTTTGATGATTATACAACATAAACCTCTTTTTAGACAACGCACATTTGAAATGCTGATTCCTGTTTTGTGTGTCGCATGGCCCTCCCAAAGCActagcgcacacgcacacgcacacgcacacacgcgcacgtatCAGCGGACCAATGTCACAGCGAGGGCAGTGGTCGGAGCACCTAAACCAACAGCTTTTTCCCAGGCGCGGCTTAGGGATCCCAAGCTAGCACTCTGTCTGCACACAAAGAACATTGTGTACAGAAATGCCAATATCAgcgacagacagatacacaatgCACACAGGCGAAGGCCTCTGCTCTTTCCCCTGCCATAGTGGTACCTAAGCAATTTCCTGCTACCGGGAATTGCGCCTTCCCTCCGGTCAATAACCAACAGAAGTGTACGACCTCTCAGCAGGATGAATGATGAGGCTTTCTTGCATTCAGCTATGAATGGATTTTTGTAATTATGGGAATACATTACACAGAGACATGATAGTAATAGTGATGGTAATAGTTGCTATGTTTTGATGGACGTGTGTTACATGTTAAATGGAGTGCGTTTAtagagcgcttttctaaccagtgggcactcaaagtgctttacaatattgcccaacattcacccattcatgcacacattcacacaattaaACACTGACTGCGGTGGAAAAACACGCAAGGCGACGGCTAGCTAATTTGGAGCAGCTAGTCTGAGGCGTCTGGCTCGGGGAGAGAACTAGCAAAAATGAAGCAggaaaaagcagaagaaacaaAGGAAACTTGCCACCCGTCTGCGTTGTGTTGCGCTGCAAGTCGCCTCGTGGATCCCTTTGTAAACAAAGTTTGATCATAATAAAGGATGATTGCCAACGCAGGCTGGGATTACTTTGTTTGGGGTTCCGATCATCGAGCCATATCAACGCTATTGATGCCaaggtgcgtgtttgtgtgtgttgctgagaTTAGATTTGTCAGGGCATTAGAGTGTGATTAAGATGGTGAATGCTGTGAGCCATCTGTAACCATACACTTTGCTGTGGTTACTGCTGGATTTAATTGCAGAAATTTAATCGTAAATATGAAATGAAAGTATTGGACAAGTCATTTACTGCCACAGCGGGCCTGTGTCCCGGTGTGTCTGATgtcagactttattatggtatGTTAGTGTTTATAGAGCAGCCCAGCTAGTATTTACTGGCCGCAGTGTAACAGTGGATAACGTAGACTCTGCATAAACACATCTGTGAAGGCTGGGATATACACGACTCTGCTTGCGTTTCTTATGTTTCACTTAAGACAGCTTTTTAAGTGTGTGAAATGTTAATATCTTTGAGCTATAGATTATCTCGCATATCTCGTTGGCACGGCAAATACACACAACTTTTTTCGGCCAACCGATCATTTTATAATTTCTTTCTCAGTGGCTTCAGATTATTGGGTACTGTGCAGTTTTATGACTGCTACAACAAGCATGACACGCAGCACACATTTCAGGCACCAAAGGCTTGTTGCATCGGCCCTCTATCTAGATTTTATTTAAATCCCGACAAGAAAACCGAGCGCTTTCTGTTTGGAGTTGCATGCAAATGCTCTGTTGATTTTGCATCTGTGTCCTCTCTCTGCCACAATCCACTTTCATACTCTAATCTCTATCGTCTGAGCGCGGCTCCCTAAGAGAAACTGCAAACATTTCACAGCCAGTTCACACCAAACAACAGGTTCATCCTCAGGGGGGGCAATCGAAGAacgtggtgggtgggtggggttgggggggggggggggggggggggcttccccTGGCAGATACGGGGCAGATACCAGCGCCTCTGCCCGCGACCCACCCTCCCTCAAAGAGCTTCTTGTTGTGTCATGAGGCACGCAGAGCTCCTCTGATCCATCTTTCTCTGTCCTTTGCACAAATCGCCGTTCAAAATGCGCGCTCATACGTGCGGGGTCGTGCGTGTCTGACCCCCCGACGGCCGGGATGAGCCGAGACAGCCATCCCTGACACAGAGCACGGGTCTGTGGGGCGTGTGGCCATCcctgggggggtggtggtgctggtggtggggctCAGATAGTGGACCCCTGCGCCACCCCTGCTCCCGAAGCGCCTGCCTCCACTCCGCAGTGGTGCAAAGGGCGCGGGGAACGTGACGCGATCCCCGCCGCAGCAGAATGCGCTCCA is a window from the Gadus chalcogrammus isolate NIFS_2021 chromosome 8, NIFS_Gcha_1.0, whole genome shotgun sequence genome containing:
- the LOC130387197 gene encoding uncharacterized protein LOC130387197; amino-acid sequence: MNFQSGVPVSVSGLSQQSQPAMPTPGTVPSPVPVQVPQSIPSQFGSGSSASSGAGQFGSGGTVSGQTSQPGQGGSQFVLSNSAAIRAEIHRFESVHPNIYAIYDLIERIDDLALQNQIREHVISIEGKHIKHTTAEHTTEQSGAARRAVLSPHPTATGAVDSPDRLSRDGVLPGRITWLQWPARVVRAANRHAGQSNDLVGCVIAQRDPPSPPGGMGAV